A region of Pan troglodytes isolate AG18354 chromosome 23, NHGRI_mPanTro3-v2.0_pri, whole genome shotgun sequence DNA encodes the following proteins:
- the PPP6R2 gene encoding serine/threonine-protein phosphatase 6 regulatory subunit 2 isoform X18, producing MLGLCPFRYPNTACELLTCDVPQISDRLGGDESLLSLLYDFLDHEPPLNPLLASFFSKTIGNLIARKTEQVITFLKKKDKFISLVLKHIGTSALMDLLLRLVSCVEPAGLRQDVLHWLNEEKVIQRLVELIHPSQDEDRQSNASQTLCDIVRLGRDQGSQLQEALEPDPLLTALESQDCVEQLLKNMFDGDRTESCLVSGTQVLLTLLETRRVGTEGLVDSFSQGLERSYAVSSSVLHGIEPRLKDFHQLLLNPPKKKAILTTIGVLEEPLGNARLHGARLMAALLHTNTPSINQELCRLNTMDLLLDLFFKYTWNNFLHFQVELCIAAILSHAAREERTEASGSESRVEPPHENGNRSLETPQPAASLPDNTMVTHLFQKCCLVQRILEAWEANDHTQAAGGMRRGNMGHLTRIANAVVQNLERGPVQTHISEVIRGLPADCRGRWESFVEETLTETNRRNTVDLVSTHHLHSSSEDEDIEGAFPNELSLQQAFSDYQIQQMTANFVDQFGFNDEEFADQDDNINAPFDRIAEINFNIDADEDSPSAALFEACCSDRIQPFDDDEDEDIWEDSGTRCAARVTARPRFGGPHASESCSKNGPERGGQDGKASLEAHRDAPGAGAPPAPGKKEAPPVEGDSEGAMWTAVFDEPANSTPTAPGVVRDVGSSVWAAGTSAPEEKGWAKFTDFQPFCCSESGPRCSSPVDTERSHAEGSRSQGPEKAFSPASPCAWNVCVTRKAPLLASDSSSSGGSHSEDGDQKAASAMDAVSRGPGREAPPLPTVARTEEAVGRVGCADSRLLSPACPAPKEVTAAPAVAVPPEATVAITTALSKAGPAIPTPAVSSALAVAVPLGPIMAVTAAPAMVATLGTVTKDGKTDAPPEGAALNGPV from the exons TGCTTGGACTGTGCCCTTTTAGATATCCAAACACAGCCTGTGAGCTTCTGACTTGTGATGTGCCGCAGATCAGCGACCGCCTCGGTGGGGACGAGAGCCTGCTGAGCCTCCTGTACGACTTCCTGGACCATGAGCCGCCTCTCAATCCTCTGCTCGCCAGTTTTTTCAGCAAGACCATTGGCAATCTCATTGCAAGAAAAACCGAACAG GTGATTACGTTTTTGAAGAAGAAGGACAAGTTCATCAGCCTGGTGTTGAAGCACATCGGCACCTCAGCGCTTATGGACCTGCTGCTGCGCCTGGTCAGCTGTGTGGAGCCAGCCGGGCTCCGGCAGGACGTCCTGCAC tggCTGAATGAAGAGAAGGTCATCCAGAGGCTTGTGGAGTTGATCCACCCGAGCCAGGATGAAGAT aGGCAGTCAAATGCTTCTCAGACTCTCTGTGACATAGTTAGGCTGGGCAGAGACCAGGGCAGTCAGCTGCAagaggctctggagccagacccgCTCCTCACAGCGCTGGAGTC GCAGGACTGTGTGGAGCAGCTTCTGAAGAACATGTTTGATGGAGACCGGACGGAGAGCTGCCTCGTCAGTGGGACTCAGGTGTTACTCACCTTGCTGGAAACCAGGCGGGTTGG GACAGAGGGCTTGGTGGACTCCTTTTCTCAGGGACTGGAAAGGTCATACGCTGTCAGCAGCAGCGTACTACACGGCATCGAGCCTCGGCTGAAGGACTTCCACCAGCTCCTGCTCAACCCGCCCAAG AAGAAAGCGATCCTGACCACCATTGGTGTGCTGGAGGAGCCCCTGGGGAATGCCCGTCTGCATGGCGCCCGCCTCATGGCAGCACTgctgcacacaaacacacccagcaTCAACCAGGAGCTCTGCCGGCTCAACACTATGGACTTACTGCTG GACTTATTCTTTAAGTACACCTGGAATAACTTTTTGCACTTCCAAGTGGAACTATGCATAGCCGCTATTCTCTCCCACGCTGCCCGTGAGGAGAGGACAGAAGCCAGCGGATCCGAGAGCAGGGTGGAGCCTCCGCATGAGAACGGGAACCGGAGCCTGGAGACTCCCCAGCCGGCCGCCAGCCTCCCTGACAACACAATGGTGACCCAC CTGTTCCAGAAGTGCTGCCTGGTGCAGAGGATCCTGGAGGCCTGGGAAGCCAACGACCACACGCA GGCAGCGGGTGGCATGAGACGTGGGAACATGGGCCACCTCACACGGATCGCCAACGCGGTGGTGCAGAACCTGGAGCGGGGCCCTGTGCAGACGCACATCAGCGAGGTCATCCGAG GGCTCCCTGCGGACTGCCGTGGCCGCTGGGAGAGCTTCGTGGAGGAGACGCTGACGGAGACGAACCGCAGGAACACTGTGGACCTG GTGAGCACTCACCACCTTCACTCCTCAAGTGAGGACGAGGACATTGAGGGTGCTTTCCCTAACGAGCTGTCCCTTCAGCAG gcctTCTCTGACTACCAGATCCAGCAGATGACAGCCAACTTCGTGGATCAGTTTGGCTTCAATGATGAGGAGTTTGCCGACCAGGACGACAACATCAA TGCCCCGTTTGACAGGATCGCAGAGATCAACTTCAACATCGACGCTGACGAAGACAGT CCCAGCGCAGCTCTGTTTGAGGCCTGCTGCAGTGACCGCATCCAGCCCTTTGATGACGACGAGGACGAGGACATCTGGGAGGACAGTGGCACTCGCTGTGCCGCCCGGGTGACGGCCAGACCCAG GTTTGGAGGCCCCCATGCTTCAGAGAGTTGCTCAAAGAATGGCCCAGAGCGTGGAGGCCAGGATGGGAAGGCGAGCTTGGAAGCACACAGAGATGCACCTGGGGCAGGTGCCCCACCGGCCCCTGGGAAGAAGGAAGCCCCCCCTGTGGAGGGTGACTCAGAAG GCGCCATGTGGACGGCAGTGTTTGATGAGCCAGCGAACTCAACACCCACAGCCCCAGGAGTGGTGAGGGACGTGGGTTCCAGTGTGTGGGCAGCTGGCACCTCAGCTCCAGAGGAGAAAGGCTGGGCCAAGTTCACTGACTTCCAACCTTTCTGCTG CTCCGAGTCAGGGCCCAGGTGCAGCTCTCCGGTGGACACAGAACGCAGCCATGCTGAGGGCAGCCGGAGCCAAGGCCCTGAGAAAGCCT TCAGCCCGGCTTCTCCATGTGCCTGGAACGTGTGTGTCACCAGGAAGGCCCCCCTGCTGGCCTCTGACAGTAGCTCCTCTGGGGGCTCCCACAGCGAGGATGGCGACCAGAAGGCAGCGAGTGCCATGGATGCGGTGAGCAGGGGTCCCGGCCGGGAGGCCCCCCCGCTGCCCACAGTGGCCAGGACAGAGGAGGCTGTCGGCAG GGTCGGGTGTGCTGACAGCCGGCTGTTAAGCCCTGCCTGCCCCGCGCCAAAGGAGGTGACTGCTGCCCCAGCCGTGGCTGTGCCCCCCGAGGCTACTGTGGCCATCACCACAGCACTGAGCAAGGCTGGCCCCGCCATACCCACCCCAGCAGTCTCTTCTGCACTGGCCGTGGCGGTCCCCCTAGGGCCCATCATGGCAGTCACAGCAGCCCCAGCCATGGTGGCCACCCTGGGGACAGTGACAAAGGACGG GAAGACAGATGCCCCGCCGGAAGGAGCTGCCTTAAATGGCCCAGTGTGA
- the PPP6R2 gene encoding serine/threonine-protein phosphatase 6 regulatory subunit 2 isoform X15 — translation MLGLCPFRYPNTACELLTCDVPQISDRLGGDESLLSLLYDFLDHEPPLNPLLASFFSKTIGNLIARKTEQVITFLKKKDKFISLVLKHIGTSALMDLLLRLVSCVEPAGLRQDVLHWLNEEKVIQRLVELIHPSQDEDRQSNASQTLCDIVRLGRDQGSQLQEALEPDPLLTALESRQDCVEQLLKNMFDGDRTESCLVSGTQVLLTLLETRRVGTEGLVDSFSQGLERSYAVSSSVLHGIEPRLKDFHQLLLNPPKKKAILTTIGVLEEPLGNARLHGARLMAALLHTNTPSINQELCRLNTMDLLLDLFFKYTWNNFLHFQVELCIAAILSHAAREERTEASGSESRVEPPHENGNRSLETPQPAASLPDNTMVTHLFQKCCLVQRILEAWEANDHTQAAGGMRRGNMGHLTRIANAVVQNLERGPVQTHISEVIRGLPADCRGRWESFVEETLTETNRRNTVDLVSTHHLHSSSEDEDIEGAFPNELSLQQAFSDYQIQQMTANFVDQFGFNDEEFADQDDNINAPFDRIAEINFNIDADEDSPSAALFEACCSDRIQPFDDDEDEDIWEDSGTRCAARVTARPRFGGPHASESCSKNGPERGGQDGKASLEAHRDAPGAGAPPAPGKKEAPPVEGDSEAGAMWTAVFDEPANSTPTAPGVVRDVGSSVWAAGTSAPEEKGWAKFTDFQPFCCSESGPRCSSPVDTERSHAEGSRSQGPEKASQASYFAVSPASPCAWNVCVTRKAPLLASDSSSSGGSHSEDGDQKAASAMDAVSRGPGREAPPLPTVARTEEAVGRVGCADSRLLSPACPAPKEVTAAPAVAVPPEATVAITTALSKAGPAIPTPAVSSALAVAVPLGPIMAVTAAPAMVATLGTVTKDGKTDAPPEGAALNGPV, via the exons TGCTTGGACTGTGCCCTTTTAGATATCCAAACACAGCCTGTGAGCTTCTGACTTGTGATGTGCCGCAGATCAGCGACCGCCTCGGTGGGGACGAGAGCCTGCTGAGCCTCCTGTACGACTTCCTGGACCATGAGCCGCCTCTCAATCCTCTGCTCGCCAGTTTTTTCAGCAAGACCATTGGCAATCTCATTGCAAGAAAAACCGAACAG GTGATTACGTTTTTGAAGAAGAAGGACAAGTTCATCAGCCTGGTGTTGAAGCACATCGGCACCTCAGCGCTTATGGACCTGCTGCTGCGCCTGGTCAGCTGTGTGGAGCCAGCCGGGCTCCGGCAGGACGTCCTGCAC tggCTGAATGAAGAGAAGGTCATCCAGAGGCTTGTGGAGTTGATCCACCCGAGCCAGGATGAAGAT aGGCAGTCAAATGCTTCTCAGACTCTCTGTGACATAGTTAGGCTGGGCAGAGACCAGGGCAGTCAGCTGCAagaggctctggagccagacccgCTCCTCACAGCGCTGGAGTC CAGGCAGGACTGTGTGGAGCAGCTTCTGAAGAACATGTTTGATGGAGACCGGACGGAGAGCTGCCTCGTCAGTGGGACTCAGGTGTTACTCACCTTGCTGGAAACCAGGCGGGTTGG GACAGAGGGCTTGGTGGACTCCTTTTCTCAGGGACTGGAAAGGTCATACGCTGTCAGCAGCAGCGTACTACACGGCATCGAGCCTCGGCTGAAGGACTTCCACCAGCTCCTGCTCAACCCGCCCAAG AAGAAAGCGATCCTGACCACCATTGGTGTGCTGGAGGAGCCCCTGGGGAATGCCCGTCTGCATGGCGCCCGCCTCATGGCAGCACTgctgcacacaaacacacccagcaTCAACCAGGAGCTCTGCCGGCTCAACACTATGGACTTACTGCTG GACTTATTCTTTAAGTACACCTGGAATAACTTTTTGCACTTCCAAGTGGAACTATGCATAGCCGCTATTCTCTCCCACGCTGCCCGTGAGGAGAGGACAGAAGCCAGCGGATCCGAGAGCAGGGTGGAGCCTCCGCATGAGAACGGGAACCGGAGCCTGGAGACTCCCCAGCCGGCCGCCAGCCTCCCTGACAACACAATGGTGACCCAC CTGTTCCAGAAGTGCTGCCTGGTGCAGAGGATCCTGGAGGCCTGGGAAGCCAACGACCACACGCA GGCAGCGGGTGGCATGAGACGTGGGAACATGGGCCACCTCACACGGATCGCCAACGCGGTGGTGCAGAACCTGGAGCGGGGCCCTGTGCAGACGCACATCAGCGAGGTCATCCGAG GGCTCCCTGCGGACTGCCGTGGCCGCTGGGAGAGCTTCGTGGAGGAGACGCTGACGGAGACGAACCGCAGGAACACTGTGGACCTG GTGAGCACTCACCACCTTCACTCCTCAAGTGAGGACGAGGACATTGAGGGTGCTTTCCCTAACGAGCTGTCCCTTCAGCAG gcctTCTCTGACTACCAGATCCAGCAGATGACAGCCAACTTCGTGGATCAGTTTGGCTTCAATGATGAGGAGTTTGCCGACCAGGACGACAACATCAA TGCCCCGTTTGACAGGATCGCAGAGATCAACTTCAACATCGACGCTGACGAAGACAGT CCCAGCGCAGCTCTGTTTGAGGCCTGCTGCAGTGACCGCATCCAGCCCTTTGATGACGACGAGGACGAGGACATCTGGGAGGACAGTGGCACTCGCTGTGCCGCCCGGGTGACGGCCAGACCCAG GTTTGGAGGCCCCCATGCTTCAGAGAGTTGCTCAAAGAATGGCCCAGAGCGTGGAGGCCAGGATGGGAAGGCGAGCTTGGAAGCACACAGAGATGCACCTGGGGCAGGTGCCCCACCGGCCCCTGGGAAGAAGGAAGCCCCCCCTGTGGAGGGTGACTCAGAAG CAGGCGCCATGTGGACGGCAGTGTTTGATGAGCCAGCGAACTCAACACCCACAGCCCCAGGAGTGGTGAGGGACGTGGGTTCCAGTGTGTGGGCAGCTGGCACCTCAGCTCCAGAGGAGAAAGGCTGGGCCAAGTTCACTGACTTCCAACCTTTCTGCTG CTCCGAGTCAGGGCCCAGGTGCAGCTCTCCGGTGGACACAGAACGCAGCCATGCTGAGGGCAGCCGGAGCCAAGGCCCTGAGAAAGCCT CACAGGCCTCCTACTTTGCAGTCAGCCCGGCTTCTCCATGTGCCTGGAACGTGTGTGTCACCAGGAAGGCCCCCCTGCTGGCCTCTGACAGTAGCTCCTCTGGGGGCTCCCACAGCGAGGATGGCGACCAGAAGGCAGCGAGTGCCATGGATGCGGTGAGCAGGGGTCCCGGCCGGGAGGCCCCCCCGCTGCCCACAGTGGCCAGGACAGAGGAGGCTGTCGGCAG GGTCGGGTGTGCTGACAGCCGGCTGTTAAGCCCTGCCTGCCCCGCGCCAAAGGAGGTGACTGCTGCCCCAGCCGTGGCTGTGCCCCCCGAGGCTACTGTGGCCATCACCACAGCACTGAGCAAGGCTGGCCCCGCCATACCCACCCCAGCAGTCTCTTCTGCACTGGCCGTGGCGGTCCCCCTAGGGCCCATCATGGCAGTCACAGCAGCCCCAGCCATGGTGGCCACCCTGGGGACAGTGACAAAGGACGG GAAGACAGATGCCCCGCCGGAAGGAGCTGCCTTAAATGGCCCAGTGTGA
- the PPP6R2 gene encoding serine/threonine-protein phosphatase 6 regulatory subunit 2 isoform X16 yields the protein MLGLCPFRYPNTACELLTCDVPQISDRLGGDESLLSLLYDFLDHEPPLNPLLASFFSKTIGNLIARKTEQVITFLKKKDKFISLVLKHIGTSALMDLLLRLVSCVEPAGLRQDVLHWLNEEKVIQRLVELIHPSQDEDRQSNASQTLCDIVRLGRDQGSQLQEALEPDPLLTALESQDCVEQLLKNMFDGDRTESCLVSGTQVLLTLLETRRVGTEGLVDSFSQGLERSYAVSSSVLHGIEPRLKDFHQLLLNPPKKKAILTTIGVLEEPLGNARLHGARLMAALLHTNTPSINQELCRLNTMDLLLDLFFKYTWNNFLHFQVELCIAAILSHAAREERTEASGSESRVEPPHENGNRSLETPQPAASLPDNTMVTHLFQKCCLVQRILEAWEANDHTQAAGGMRRGNMGHLTRIANAVVQNLERGPVQTHISEVIRGLPADCRGRWESFVEETLTETNRRNTVDLVSTHHLHSSSEDEDIEGAFPNELSLQQAFSDYQIQQMTANFVDQFGFNDEEFADQDDNINAPFDRIAEINFNIDADEDSPSAALFEACCSDRIQPFDDDEDEDIWEDSGTRCAARVTARPRFGGPHASESCSKNGPERGGQDGKASLEAHRDAPGAGAPPAPGKKEAPPVEGDSEAGAMWTAVFDEPANSTPTAPGVVRDVGSSVWAAGTSAPEEKGWAKFTDFQPFCCSESGPRCSSPVDTERSHAEGSRSQGPEKASQASYFAVSPASPCAWNVCVTRKAPLLASDSSSSGGSHSEDGDQKAASAMDAVSRGPGREAPPLPTVARTEEAVGRVGCADSRLLSPACPAPKEVTAAPAVAVPPEATVAITTALSKAGPAIPTPAVSSALAVAVPLGPIMAVTAAPAMVATLGTVTKDGKTDAPPEGAALNGPV from the exons TGCTTGGACTGTGCCCTTTTAGATATCCAAACACAGCCTGTGAGCTTCTGACTTGTGATGTGCCGCAGATCAGCGACCGCCTCGGTGGGGACGAGAGCCTGCTGAGCCTCCTGTACGACTTCCTGGACCATGAGCCGCCTCTCAATCCTCTGCTCGCCAGTTTTTTCAGCAAGACCATTGGCAATCTCATTGCAAGAAAAACCGAACAG GTGATTACGTTTTTGAAGAAGAAGGACAAGTTCATCAGCCTGGTGTTGAAGCACATCGGCACCTCAGCGCTTATGGACCTGCTGCTGCGCCTGGTCAGCTGTGTGGAGCCAGCCGGGCTCCGGCAGGACGTCCTGCAC tggCTGAATGAAGAGAAGGTCATCCAGAGGCTTGTGGAGTTGATCCACCCGAGCCAGGATGAAGAT aGGCAGTCAAATGCTTCTCAGACTCTCTGTGACATAGTTAGGCTGGGCAGAGACCAGGGCAGTCAGCTGCAagaggctctggagccagacccgCTCCTCACAGCGCTGGAGTC GCAGGACTGTGTGGAGCAGCTTCTGAAGAACATGTTTGATGGAGACCGGACGGAGAGCTGCCTCGTCAGTGGGACTCAGGTGTTACTCACCTTGCTGGAAACCAGGCGGGTTGG GACAGAGGGCTTGGTGGACTCCTTTTCTCAGGGACTGGAAAGGTCATACGCTGTCAGCAGCAGCGTACTACACGGCATCGAGCCTCGGCTGAAGGACTTCCACCAGCTCCTGCTCAACCCGCCCAAG AAGAAAGCGATCCTGACCACCATTGGTGTGCTGGAGGAGCCCCTGGGGAATGCCCGTCTGCATGGCGCCCGCCTCATGGCAGCACTgctgcacacaaacacacccagcaTCAACCAGGAGCTCTGCCGGCTCAACACTATGGACTTACTGCTG GACTTATTCTTTAAGTACACCTGGAATAACTTTTTGCACTTCCAAGTGGAACTATGCATAGCCGCTATTCTCTCCCACGCTGCCCGTGAGGAGAGGACAGAAGCCAGCGGATCCGAGAGCAGGGTGGAGCCTCCGCATGAGAACGGGAACCGGAGCCTGGAGACTCCCCAGCCGGCCGCCAGCCTCCCTGACAACACAATGGTGACCCAC CTGTTCCAGAAGTGCTGCCTGGTGCAGAGGATCCTGGAGGCCTGGGAAGCCAACGACCACACGCA GGCAGCGGGTGGCATGAGACGTGGGAACATGGGCCACCTCACACGGATCGCCAACGCGGTGGTGCAGAACCTGGAGCGGGGCCCTGTGCAGACGCACATCAGCGAGGTCATCCGAG GGCTCCCTGCGGACTGCCGTGGCCGCTGGGAGAGCTTCGTGGAGGAGACGCTGACGGAGACGAACCGCAGGAACACTGTGGACCTG GTGAGCACTCACCACCTTCACTCCTCAAGTGAGGACGAGGACATTGAGGGTGCTTTCCCTAACGAGCTGTCCCTTCAGCAG gcctTCTCTGACTACCAGATCCAGCAGATGACAGCCAACTTCGTGGATCAGTTTGGCTTCAATGATGAGGAGTTTGCCGACCAGGACGACAACATCAA TGCCCCGTTTGACAGGATCGCAGAGATCAACTTCAACATCGACGCTGACGAAGACAGT CCCAGCGCAGCTCTGTTTGAGGCCTGCTGCAGTGACCGCATCCAGCCCTTTGATGACGACGAGGACGAGGACATCTGGGAGGACAGTGGCACTCGCTGTGCCGCCCGGGTGACGGCCAGACCCAG GTTTGGAGGCCCCCATGCTTCAGAGAGTTGCTCAAAGAATGGCCCAGAGCGTGGAGGCCAGGATGGGAAGGCGAGCTTGGAAGCACACAGAGATGCACCTGGGGCAGGTGCCCCACCGGCCCCTGGGAAGAAGGAAGCCCCCCCTGTGGAGGGTGACTCAGAAG CAGGCGCCATGTGGACGGCAGTGTTTGATGAGCCAGCGAACTCAACACCCACAGCCCCAGGAGTGGTGAGGGACGTGGGTTCCAGTGTGTGGGCAGCTGGCACCTCAGCTCCAGAGGAGAAAGGCTGGGCCAAGTTCACTGACTTCCAACCTTTCTGCTG CTCCGAGTCAGGGCCCAGGTGCAGCTCTCCGGTGGACACAGAACGCAGCCATGCTGAGGGCAGCCGGAGCCAAGGCCCTGAGAAAGCCT CACAGGCCTCCTACTTTGCAGTCAGCCCGGCTTCTCCATGTGCCTGGAACGTGTGTGTCACCAGGAAGGCCCCCCTGCTGGCCTCTGACAGTAGCTCCTCTGGGGGCTCCCACAGCGAGGATGGCGACCAGAAGGCAGCGAGTGCCATGGATGCGGTGAGCAGGGGTCCCGGCCGGGAGGCCCCCCCGCTGCCCACAGTGGCCAGGACAGAGGAGGCTGTCGGCAG GGTCGGGTGTGCTGACAGCCGGCTGTTAAGCCCTGCCTGCCCCGCGCCAAAGGAGGTGACTGCTGCCCCAGCCGTGGCTGTGCCCCCCGAGGCTACTGTGGCCATCACCACAGCACTGAGCAAGGCTGGCCCCGCCATACCCACCCCAGCAGTCTCTTCTGCACTGGCCGTGGCGGTCCCCCTAGGGCCCATCATGGCAGTCACAGCAGCCCCAGCCATGGTGGCCACCCTGGGGACAGTGACAAAGGACGG GAAGACAGATGCCCCGCCGGAAGGAGCTGCCTTAAATGGCCCAGTGTGA
- the PPP6R2 gene encoding serine/threonine-protein phosphatase 6 regulatory subunit 2 isoform X17 produces the protein MLGLCPFRYPNTACELLTCDVPQISDRLGGDESLLSLLYDFLDHEPPLNPLLASFFSKTIGNLIARKTEQVITFLKKKDKFISLVLKHIGTSALMDLLLRLVSCVEPAGLRQDVLHWLNEEKVIQRLVELIHPSQDEDRQSNASQTLCDIVRLGRDQGSQLQEALEPDPLLTALESQDCVEQLLKNMFDGDRTESCLVSGTQVLLTLLETRRVGTEGLVDSFSQGLERSYAVSSSVLHGIEPRLKDFHQLLLNPPKKKAILTTIGVLEEPLGNARLHGARLMAALLHTNTPSINQELCRLNTMDLLLDLFFKYTWNNFLHFQVELCIAAILSHAAREERTEASGSESRVEPPHENGNRSLETPQPAASLPDNTMVTHLFQKCCLVQRILEAWEANDHTQAAGGMRRGNMGHLTRIANAVVQNLERGPVQTHISEVIRGLPADCRGRWESFVEETLTETNRRNTVDLVSTHHLHSSSEDEDIEGAFPNELSLQQAFSDYQIQQMTANFVDQFGFNDEEFADQDDNINAPFDRIAEINFNIDADEDSPSAALFEACCSDRIQPFDDDEDEDIWEDSGTRCAARVTARPRFGGPHASESCSKNGPERGGQDGKASLEAHRDAPGAGAPPAPGKKEAPPVEGDSEAGAMWTAVFDEPANSTPTAPGVVRDVGSSVWAAGTSAPEEKGWAKFTDFQPFCCSESGPRCSSPVDTERSHAEGSRSQGPEKAFSPASPCAWNVCVTRKAPLLASDSSSSGGSHSEDGDQKAASAMDAVSRGPGREAPPLPTVARTEEAVGRVGCADSRLLSPACPAPKEVTAAPAVAVPPEATVAITTALSKAGPAIPTPAVSSALAVAVPLGPIMAVTAAPAMVATLGTVTKDGKTDAPPEGAALNGPV, from the exons TGCTTGGACTGTGCCCTTTTAGATATCCAAACACAGCCTGTGAGCTTCTGACTTGTGATGTGCCGCAGATCAGCGACCGCCTCGGTGGGGACGAGAGCCTGCTGAGCCTCCTGTACGACTTCCTGGACCATGAGCCGCCTCTCAATCCTCTGCTCGCCAGTTTTTTCAGCAAGACCATTGGCAATCTCATTGCAAGAAAAACCGAACAG GTGATTACGTTTTTGAAGAAGAAGGACAAGTTCATCAGCCTGGTGTTGAAGCACATCGGCACCTCAGCGCTTATGGACCTGCTGCTGCGCCTGGTCAGCTGTGTGGAGCCAGCCGGGCTCCGGCAGGACGTCCTGCAC tggCTGAATGAAGAGAAGGTCATCCAGAGGCTTGTGGAGTTGATCCACCCGAGCCAGGATGAAGAT aGGCAGTCAAATGCTTCTCAGACTCTCTGTGACATAGTTAGGCTGGGCAGAGACCAGGGCAGTCAGCTGCAagaggctctggagccagacccgCTCCTCACAGCGCTGGAGTC GCAGGACTGTGTGGAGCAGCTTCTGAAGAACATGTTTGATGGAGACCGGACGGAGAGCTGCCTCGTCAGTGGGACTCAGGTGTTACTCACCTTGCTGGAAACCAGGCGGGTTGG GACAGAGGGCTTGGTGGACTCCTTTTCTCAGGGACTGGAAAGGTCATACGCTGTCAGCAGCAGCGTACTACACGGCATCGAGCCTCGGCTGAAGGACTTCCACCAGCTCCTGCTCAACCCGCCCAAG AAGAAAGCGATCCTGACCACCATTGGTGTGCTGGAGGAGCCCCTGGGGAATGCCCGTCTGCATGGCGCCCGCCTCATGGCAGCACTgctgcacacaaacacacccagcaTCAACCAGGAGCTCTGCCGGCTCAACACTATGGACTTACTGCTG GACTTATTCTTTAAGTACACCTGGAATAACTTTTTGCACTTCCAAGTGGAACTATGCATAGCCGCTATTCTCTCCCACGCTGCCCGTGAGGAGAGGACAGAAGCCAGCGGATCCGAGAGCAGGGTGGAGCCTCCGCATGAGAACGGGAACCGGAGCCTGGAGACTCCCCAGCCGGCCGCCAGCCTCCCTGACAACACAATGGTGACCCAC CTGTTCCAGAAGTGCTGCCTGGTGCAGAGGATCCTGGAGGCCTGGGAAGCCAACGACCACACGCA GGCAGCGGGTGGCATGAGACGTGGGAACATGGGCCACCTCACACGGATCGCCAACGCGGTGGTGCAGAACCTGGAGCGGGGCCCTGTGCAGACGCACATCAGCGAGGTCATCCGAG GGCTCCCTGCGGACTGCCGTGGCCGCTGGGAGAGCTTCGTGGAGGAGACGCTGACGGAGACGAACCGCAGGAACACTGTGGACCTG GTGAGCACTCACCACCTTCACTCCTCAAGTGAGGACGAGGACATTGAGGGTGCTTTCCCTAACGAGCTGTCCCTTCAGCAG gcctTCTCTGACTACCAGATCCAGCAGATGACAGCCAACTTCGTGGATCAGTTTGGCTTCAATGATGAGGAGTTTGCCGACCAGGACGACAACATCAA TGCCCCGTTTGACAGGATCGCAGAGATCAACTTCAACATCGACGCTGACGAAGACAGT CCCAGCGCAGCTCTGTTTGAGGCCTGCTGCAGTGACCGCATCCAGCCCTTTGATGACGACGAGGACGAGGACATCTGGGAGGACAGTGGCACTCGCTGTGCCGCCCGGGTGACGGCCAGACCCAG GTTTGGAGGCCCCCATGCTTCAGAGAGTTGCTCAAAGAATGGCCCAGAGCGTGGAGGCCAGGATGGGAAGGCGAGCTTGGAAGCACACAGAGATGCACCTGGGGCAGGTGCCCCACCGGCCCCTGGGAAGAAGGAAGCCCCCCCTGTGGAGGGTGACTCAGAAG CAGGCGCCATGTGGACGGCAGTGTTTGATGAGCCAGCGAACTCAACACCCACAGCCCCAGGAGTGGTGAGGGACGTGGGTTCCAGTGTGTGGGCAGCTGGCACCTCAGCTCCAGAGGAGAAAGGCTGGGCCAAGTTCACTGACTTCCAACCTTTCTGCTG CTCCGAGTCAGGGCCCAGGTGCAGCTCTCCGGTGGACACAGAACGCAGCCATGCTGAGGGCAGCCGGAGCCAAGGCCCTGAGAAAGCCT TCAGCCCGGCTTCTCCATGTGCCTGGAACGTGTGTGTCACCAGGAAGGCCCCCCTGCTGGCCTCTGACAGTAGCTCCTCTGGGGGCTCCCACAGCGAGGATGGCGACCAGAAGGCAGCGAGTGCCATGGATGCGGTGAGCAGGGGTCCCGGCCGGGAGGCCCCCCCGCTGCCCACAGTGGCCAGGACAGAGGAGGCTGTCGGCAG GGTCGGGTGTGCTGACAGCCGGCTGTTAAGCCCTGCCTGCCCCGCGCCAAAGGAGGTGACTGCTGCCCCAGCCGTGGCTGTGCCCCCCGAGGCTACTGTGGCCATCACCACAGCACTGAGCAAGGCTGGCCCCGCCATACCCACCCCAGCAGTCTCTTCTGCACTGGCCGTGGCGGTCCCCCTAGGGCCCATCATGGCAGTCACAGCAGCCCCAGCCATGGTGGCCACCCTGGGGACAGTGACAAAGGACGG GAAGACAGATGCCCCGCCGGAAGGAGCTGCCTTAAATGGCCCAGTGTGA